The DNA region TGTAGTTGACAAAAGTAATTTACTGCAATATCTTCATTTTTTCCATGACCAGGTAAACCAAAAGATGATCCTTACTCTGACAGCAAGCATCATGTACTGGAGTCTTCTGCAGCAACCGACGGGTGAATCAGAATCATCACCAACACCCTCCGTGAGTGGCGAAGACAGCATTTCCGCGAACGAAGCGAACTCGAATATCGATGATTCGGCCTCTGACATCACAGTCTCCTCACAAATTGAGACCGGCAAAGGGTCCAATACAGTTGATGATGAGGAAGTCAGTTCAAAAACGGACATCAATGGTAAGAATGAGGTTGTTCAAGTTGGTGTTGAATTTGATGGATTGTTAGCTGATCATAAAGTTGAGAATGGGGATTCTGTCGAGAAGGAGTGAACTATACTAGTTAAGCTGGTTGCGGTTGGTTTTATTGGTGCTGCGATTGGTGTAGAGGAAACACTACCTTATCTTCACTTGGGTAGGATCAATATGATATGAGTGAGTAAAGAAGTTAAAGAAAATACACAACCATATAGAGAGTAAAGAGGTTGAAAATGAGAGAACTTTGTATAGGTTGTTTTATAATATAGCCTTTTGGTTTTCAAGATGTATTTTTGCATGGTTTTCTTCATAGTAGGTTATTCTTTTAatctttttgataaataataagtgGCTTTTATAAGATTGTGGATTTTTACCTTTCAAAGCATTATGATggattttttcttcattttgagGATGCATGTTTATGACCCCATCCTAAATCAGGGCGTTCATTTTGAGGATGCATGTTTTGCAGATGAGATCCTCTGTTACATACGGGTAACAAAGCTTTTTGTCggatttttatattcacatctgcatgaacatttttttctataaagaaaGTGATACAAATCAATTGcatgattaaatataataaactacACAACAAAATGTCAAAAACCTGCAAAGATGATCCAAGTGTTTCAAGCATCATATCCATCACTAATCTCATTGATGCTGATTCCAATCTTTCAAATGCATTGTAATGCAAGACGtgcaaattgaagaaaaatataagGTAAATACTTTTACATTCAGGACCAGAAACAAATGTCATTTGCAGCACACAAACCACGATTCAAACAATATCAATACAAATCGAATTTCAACACAACAAGGGATATCACATGACAGGAAGAAGAAACATAGAAAATAAACCACACTTAGTTTGATAGTTGTCTTTGGAAATTGGTTTCAATATCATTTCCCCCATGATGGCACTACAAATACTTGATCAGCAACCACATTGCAACAATTAGCCCCACAATCCCACTGACCGAGACAAGCAACGACAGACATGAGCAGACTCCTCCTTTTGTCCGTCTGTTCAGCATCGCAAGATTCTTCTGCACCCTCTGTTTTACACAACAACGTGAccaagaaaagaagaaacagTAATTAAGACTTAATAGGATGAAAGTAATTTTACATCATTTCCCAAATTCCGAGTCACCCACCAACAATATAATTCAGGAATGAaagaaaattgtaaaatatcccactttaattcaataattatatcGCTGTccatatttttcttcattagtAATCCGTCACGATTATTCTATTGGAAGGAACtatttaagcctttattggatGACCTATTCGAGACAACTAAAAGCAGAGTGgagattatttgagattttcaCACAATTTAGGATCCCTTCACAAAATGCTCACTGAGAGCTTCTCCCCTTTCTCTACAATGCTTGGTCTCATTTGATTCGGCTGAAGCGATGAAATCATTGTGAGAAATAAGCCGAATCAAACATGCTGCGAAAATATCTCACATGGTGGTGGGCCCCACACATTTACTAATAAGCTGGATCGAATAAGCAATAAGCCGAATCAAACCAACCCACATGTGTATTTTCAAAAAATGATCAAGAGATTACAAAATTTGTGGAATGCTTCTATTAAGATTTATGCATACATTCTATCGTCCTCATTCCTCAGGTTTGAGGAAATGCATATTTAATGACAGATATTTGCTAATACTGATCtggtaaacaaaaaaaaaactagttgaAAACCTGAGTAGTACATAACTAGTTGAAGTATTCTTACCTTTAGTCGGGAGTCTGTGACATCGACATGTTCATCCAAGTCATCCTGCAGTTAGAAAAAGGTACAAAATCATAGCAGAATTAAGAAACCAAAAAATGTCAAAAGAATCAAAAGCATGGAACAATACATACAATTAACCTAGAATGCAAGCCAAGTTCCTCATTAACTGCCAAAGCAATATGCTTTGTACTTATCACTGTTTCCTCCAACTTTTCTAGCCCTTCATCTTGCTCTCTCATTATCTGTCTCTGAAGACCAACAATGCCATGATTATCCAATCCTTCCGTTTTCTTGACTGCATCAACCGATGTAATTTCTGGACCCAACAAACTGTCTCTGTTGGCAAAGTTAGACATATTCAATGTGGATGCCATCTGGTTTACTTTTGACCTCAAATTCAGAACCATATCCTTCCGACGATTCATCTCCTTATCAGTTCTGTTTTAACATGAAAACATAGCTCTCAAGTAACAAACCATTGAAATCAGTAAATCACAAATGCAAAGGGTAAACCTAAATTAAGAGAGAACTCTTACAATGGCTGTTTGCCATGAAGCCTTGACAAAAGAGACTGCAAACTGTCTAGCTTAGTCCCCAGAATCGTAATCTTTCTTCGTATTGTAGATGCATGACGTTGTGCATCTGGTCCTGTTGCAGGCATAGATACCCTTTCAGAGATCATACCATTGATATCATCAGCTAGTTTTGCTGCTTCATTATATTCTTTCACCCATGAATCCTGTGAAGATGCCATTGACCTAAAATCATAGATTTTACTCAATGATAAGACCAGAAGTTCTAAATAACATATGTAAACTAATCCCTTATTTAGGATCTCCATGTGGGTTTACCTTTGTTTGATCACATGAACAGAATAAACAAATTGAAATTAAGCTCCGATATACAAAATTTACTTACTTAAACCTTCTTGACTGGATTGATTGTATTTGACGATCTAAGGAAAGTGGTTGAAGGGATGATCGGGAATCGATTGAATTATTGGTGGGAGGTGATTAGAAGAAACTTAGAGAGAAGGGTAACAGTCGGCGGCGCCACCTTTAACCGGCAGAATTTGTCCGGCATGGTCGTCCTTTGCATCCGACCACATCacaataatagtaataataatgcCGAGATATCCATTGAAAGGGAATTTTTTCTAGCTTTTTATTATTAAGCTTTTTGGTTGGAAAATTGGAAAATATGATAATTTCAGATATACACCATGTTTCCAGAAAGAGAAGCTTCTTCCTTCCTATTATCATAGCATTAATTATGATCCGTCCAAAAACTACATTATCAGaacaaatttatttgttaattttattctacccttatttattaatatatacgtaattaaatatatgataagatTGTCCATTTATGTTAGACACAAAAACACAATCCGAACATAACACGGAAAAATTAAGTTAGGGTAACGTAGATTTGAGTTTGAGTCGAACTCAAGTCGACCCATTTAGCCtaaataataaacaagttaaaattgAGTTCGGCTTCAAATGGCCTAAAGTAGACTGTCAATccagttatatttttttttagagttttatgtttgttattttctattcatttttgtagagtttttttttttttaataattgtgatttattttcattgttttttttattattttaatataaaataaagataagatATTAATTACCTCGTTAAATCAGGTTAAGTTTGAGTTGAATCTTGTCAATCAAGTTGGGCATGTCAGTATGTTCGCGTTAGATATTTTAACCCGAATTATTAAATACGTTATATTCAGATTAGTATCGCACAACCCGCTAACCTGCAAACCCGAAGTCGACCTAAATTGTCAcctaacattattttatctaaatcaacattttagtaaaatattaaaataattaattttaaattaattttttttcaaacttggccaataattaaaaaaaaaaaacttaatattttatcttattattattttttttttaaaatgtccatatatattaaaaatgatgaaaattgtttgaacataacgacaaaaacataacataaagaaattttttttaaaaaaactaaaaataaaaaacgttaTTCAATAGGTTATTGAGCTTATAAATCttcgagaagaacgattaactttCTGACGGACTCTACCGACTTTCCGGAATAAATCTcagaaaacataataataataataacattatgaatgatgcGCATATAACGTCTACGATCAATGAAAGTTCGATGATTTATCTCTAATCAGATAGtctaccaaaaaataattgggataatAATCCAATTATGTAAGTCTGTCATATTagccgcatcaatccaaatttctcaACAACTATCTAAAGACTCGGACATCGTCCAATTAATCtcagtaatactccacaaaagactacAGATACTAGTTACccatcgacaatgcaaaagtaagtgactTGTTTATTTAACAttctcgtgacacatacgacaacggCTAAccataataaaacattttttcatgcacatatcatccgtaagaattccaccgtgaataacgcttcatccaaagaacgagattttggatgaaatctttgactccAAAAGTTTcacccaacaaaaattatatgaattcatCTTAAcgaacaacttgtagcaattTCCCGCATGAAAACTATCTATGTCTTGTCAACAcataacgtcttgttcagaCGGGGACACTTATTTGCTTTCTACCAAAAGTAAAATTCTATTATGAGACAAACTTTCTATAATGTTGaatctccttctatatctaattcggctagcgaaaccactagatcgatgatcaaacatgtcattaagtatgacatttctacatatagcaatGGAAGCAAACTCATGATACGTCGTAACTAGACTTCTGACACTACACCAACTGTTGTTAGGGGTGTGCAAATAGgtaaactcaacccatattgaacccaaattaaatttggtCAACTCATTCTCCAactcatattaataaataatatgggttgggtaacccaaactaaattttagtttataacacatttattacgttttttactcgtttaatatttaatatgtttttgtcccgattaacatattttgatcactttaacaattatttgattcattttacctaatttaatacgtttttgacttattcaacacgttttaaactcgtttaacaaatatttgattcatttgaCCTGTTTTGACTCGCttaatacgtttttagttttaataactGTGTAACTCGTTTTAATCcatttcacatgtttttggcacgtttagtacgtttttacacatttaacacgttttggcacgtttaacacgtatttgacatgtttaacacgtttttagcacatttaacacgtttttgacacgtttaacatatttttcatacgtttaacacgttttgacatatttaacatatttttgacatgtttaacacatttttggctcgtttaacacgttttgacagtTTAAcgcattttggcacgtttaacaagttttaggcacgtttaacacatttttagtacatttaacacattttatagtgtttaacacatttggcacgtttaacacgtttttgacatatttaacacgttttgcccatttaacacacttgtgacatatttaaaattttcgatccgtttaatttattttttctcagtctaatatgattttgacattattatacgttttttttatctgtttaacataattttgttttttaaaattactttgatattttcattactaaattagttgaagaaataatatgtgagattaatatgaattatttaaataatatttaaatcattcataCTAAATGTGTTAAAtcataaat from Impatiens glandulifera chromosome 5, dImpGla2.1, whole genome shotgun sequence includes:
- the LOC124938115 gene encoding syntaxin-51-like — protein: MASSQDSWVKEYNEAAKLADDINGMISERVSMPATGPDAQRHASTIRRKITILGTKLDSLQSLLSRLHGKQPLTDKEMNRRKDMVLNLRSKVNQMASTLNMSNFANRDSLLGPEITSVDAVKKTEGLDNHGIVGLQRQIMREQDEGLEKLEETVISTKHIALAVNEELGLHSRLIDDLDEHVDVTDSRLKRVQKNLAMLNRRTKGGVCSCLSLLVSVSGIVGLIVAMWLLIKYL